Proteins found in one Pseudoxanthomonas sp. SL93 genomic segment:
- the cydD gene encoding thiol reductant ABC exporter subunit CydD translates to MSAAPGSNGARTAAGQLAGLGHAARGRLRAASALAVLSGVLLIPQAALIASAVQQVFIDGVAPGHVAMSLWGLLAILLLRAGLGWAGRRLADRAVERIRVDLRARIARRLVARGPYWVRSQQSGALAERMGTHVDALEGYFGGFLPVRAEVVWVPLAILVAAFSVDRTVGAILLLTLPLAPVFMMLVGYGAEAASRQQLQALSRMGGHFADRLRGLGLIRLYGQGENELCGIEAAAEGLRVRSLKVLRIAFLSSAVLEFFASLSVAMVALYLGLTYLGMLDLRASPLTLGAGVFCLLLAPEFHAPLRRLATHYHDRAAALAAVDEITAVLGDLDETVPGDASTTATLVVGSTTDDIGAPLISVRGLRVRHAAAMPPVIQALDLTLRRGDHIALAGPSGGGKSTLLEALAGWLPIKDGTIERAHGLRIGYAPQRPFLFAGSLADNLRLARPDASDLDLRRAAEAAQVLRFADRLPEGLDTVIGERGFGLSGGEARRIALARVFLRDPDVLLLDEPTAFLDADTEAAVLRAIIAFAQGRALLMATHGRTAMASMQQVYRLRDGRLRAEDAA, encoded by the coding sequence ATGAGCGCCGCACCTGGTTCCAACGGAGCGCGCACGGCCGCCGGGCAACTGGCGGGGCTTGGGCACGCCGCACGCGGCCGCCTGCGCGCGGCCAGCGCACTGGCCGTGCTGTCCGGCGTACTGCTGATACCGCAGGCCGCCCTCATCGCCTCGGCCGTGCAGCAGGTCTTCATCGACGGCGTGGCGCCTGGCCATGTCGCGATGTCGCTGTGGGGGCTGCTAGCCATCCTGCTGCTCCGCGCCGGACTGGGCTGGGCGGGTCGGCGGCTGGCCGACCGGGCGGTGGAACGCATCCGCGTGGATCTTCGCGCGCGCATCGCGCGGCGGCTGGTCGCGCGTGGGCCCTACTGGGTGCGTTCGCAGCAGAGCGGCGCGCTGGCCGAGCGCATGGGCACCCACGTCGACGCGCTGGAAGGCTACTTCGGCGGCTTCCTCCCCGTACGCGCCGAAGTGGTGTGGGTGCCGCTGGCGATCCTGGTGGCGGCGTTCTCGGTGGACCGCACGGTGGGCGCCATCCTGCTGCTGACACTGCCCCTAGCGCCGGTGTTCATGATGCTGGTGGGGTACGGCGCGGAAGCGGCCAGTCGCCAGCAGTTGCAGGCGCTGTCGCGGATGGGCGGGCATTTCGCCGACCGCCTGCGCGGGCTCGGGCTCATTCGCCTGTATGGCCAGGGCGAGAACGAACTGTGCGGCATCGAAGCCGCGGCCGAAGGCCTGCGCGTACGCAGCCTGAAGGTGCTGCGCATCGCCTTCCTGTCATCGGCGGTGCTGGAGTTCTTCGCGTCGCTCAGCGTGGCGATGGTCGCGTTGTACCTGGGGCTCACCTATCTGGGCATGCTCGACCTGCGCGCGTCGCCGCTGACGTTGGGCGCAGGCGTGTTCTGCCTGCTGCTGGCGCCTGAATTCCATGCGCCGTTGCGCCGGCTGGCGACGCACTACCACGACCGCGCAGCCGCACTGGCGGCGGTGGACGAGATCACGGCGGTGCTGGGCGATCTGGACGAGACCGTGCCTGGCGATGCGTCCACGACCGCGACCCTTGTCGTGGGCAGCACCACGGACGACATCGGCGCGCCGCTCATCTCGGTCCGTGGCCTGCGCGTGCGACACGCCGCGGCGATGCCGCCGGTGATCCAGGCATTGGACCTGACACTACGCCGCGGCGACCACATCGCCCTCGCCGGCCCCAGCGGCGGCGGCAAGAGCACGCTGCTGGAAGCACTGGCGGGCTGGCTGCCGATCAAGGACGGCACCATCGAGCGCGCGCACGGCCTGCGCATTGGTTACGCGCCGCAACGGCCTTTCCTGTTTGCCGGCAGCCTGGCCGACAACCTGCGCCTGGCGCGGCCGGACGCGAGCGACCTCGACCTCCGTCGCGCCGCCGAGGCGGCGCAGGTGCTGCGCTTTGCCGATCGCCTGCCGGAGGGACTGGACACGGTGATCGGTGAGCGGGGTTTCGGCCTGTCGGGAGGCGAGGCGCGCCGCATCGCGTTGGCGCGCGTGTTCCTGCGCGACCCGGACGTGCTGCTGCTTGACGAACCCACCGCCTTCCTCGACGCCGACACCGAAGCGGCGGTGCTGCGCGCGATCATCGCGTTCGCACAGGGCCGCGCCTTGCTGATGGCCACGCACGGTCGTACGGCGATGGCGTCGATGCAGCAGGTGTACCGGCTGCGGGATGGGCGCCTGCGCGCGGAGGACGCGGCATGA
- the cydC gene encoding thiol reductant ABC exporter subunit CydC yields the protein MSLPDDLSGASLRCVFQRHRRLIVLTVALLLLTLLAGTGLLGLSGHFLTAASLAGAGAMGFNFFGPSAGIRALTFVRILSRYAEKLLGHDATLRVARDLRVWFFRRALPRAPLGLGRLRIGDLMARLVADIEAVDGLLVRAIGPLLALLMLALVAVGVALSLLPSAGVLLLGVLFLLGGAIPWITSRGVATLEEDRATARSDLRAAVQEGIEGATDLAAMDATAAWLQALDARSRAVATWEDRRKRRLAAGNAAHAGVTALALPAMLWLLLSAAHEGRIAAATAGGLFFMSLAVLEAAAGIALAWQSWRATTASARRLEDITQPGDDSTEATGGAAPSRHGELELRDVSFHWPGSTRQVLEGAQLRVGAGERVVIYGDSGEGKSSLLALVLRLCDPQAGSVRFDGDDLRTLDAAQWHARITWLPQDAPVFSGSVRENLQLGDPQAPDARLWQVLEQVRLDTRFRETDLGLDTWVGESGATLSAGQSRRLALARALLRDAPLLLLDEPTEGLDHDTADALMQDMATACEGRSVLIISHDTLPDGVVHARYRLRDGTLQRIQAPAE from the coding sequence ATGAGCCTTCCCGACGACCTGAGCGGCGCCTCGCTCCGTTGCGTGTTCCAGCGGCATCGGCGCCTGATCGTGCTGACGGTGGCACTGCTGCTGTTGACGCTGCTGGCCGGCACGGGCCTGCTGGGCCTGTCAGGCCACTTCCTCACCGCCGCCTCGCTGGCGGGCGCGGGGGCGATGGGGTTCAACTTCTTCGGGCCATCGGCGGGCATCCGTGCTTTGACGTTCGTGCGCATCCTGTCGCGCTACGCCGAAAAGCTGCTGGGCCACGACGCCACCCTGCGCGTGGCGCGCGACCTGCGCGTGTGGTTCTTCCGCCGTGCCCTGCCACGGGCACCGCTGGGCCTGGGGCGCCTCCGCATCGGCGATCTCATGGCACGGCTGGTGGCGGACATCGAGGCCGTCGACGGCCTGCTGGTGCGCGCCATCGGTCCGCTGCTGGCTTTGCTGATGCTGGCGCTGGTGGCCGTGGGCGTCGCGCTTTCACTGCTGCCGTCGGCCGGCGTGCTGCTGCTTGGCGTGCTGTTCCTGCTGGGCGGCGCCATCCCGTGGATCACCTCGCGCGGTGTCGCGACGCTGGAAGAGGATCGCGCCACGGCACGGTCGGACCTGCGTGCCGCCGTGCAGGAAGGCATCGAGGGCGCCACCGACCTGGCCGCGATGGACGCCACCGCCGCGTGGCTGCAGGCCCTGGATGCACGCAGTCGTGCCGTCGCCACGTGGGAGGACCGCCGCAAGCGGCGGCTCGCCGCCGGCAACGCGGCGCATGCCGGCGTCACTGCACTCGCATTGCCGGCGATGCTGTGGCTGTTGCTGTCCGCCGCGCATGAGGGACGCATCGCTGCCGCCACGGCGGGCGGCCTGTTCTTCATGAGCCTGGCCGTGCTGGAAGCGGCCGCGGGCATCGCACTGGCATGGCAGTCCTGGCGGGCCACGACCGCGTCGGCGCGGCGACTGGAGGACATCACGCAGCCGGGGGACGACAGCACCGAGGCCACGGGCGGGGCGGCACCCTCGCGGCACGGCGAACTGGAGTTGCGCGACGTGTCCTTCCACTGGCCAGGCAGCACGCGGCAGGTGCTGGAAGGCGCGCAGTTGCGGGTCGGTGCGGGCGAGCGCGTCGTCATCTACGGCGACAGTGGCGAAGGCAAGTCCTCGCTGCTGGCGCTGGTGCTGCGCCTGTGCGACCCGCAGGCGGGCAGCGTGCGGTTCGATGGTGACGACCTGCGCACGCTCGATGCCGCGCAGTGGCACGCCCGCATCACCTGGCTGCCGCAGGACGCGCCGGTGTTTTCCGGCAGCGTGCGCGAGAACCTGCAACTGGGCGACCCGCAGGCCCCCGATGCACGCCTCTGGCAGGTATTGGAACAGGTACGCCTGGACACGCGGTTCCGCGAGACGGACCTGGGGCTGGACACATGGGTCGGCGAGAGCGGGGCCACGCTGTCGGCCGGACAGTCGCGGCGACTGGCGCTGGCGCGCGCGCTGCTGCGGGACGCGCCGCTGCTGTTGCTGGATGAACCCACCGAGGGACTGGACCACGACACCGCGGACGCGCTGATGCAGGACATGGCCACGGCCTGCGAAGGCCGCAGCGTACTGATCATCAGCCACGACACCCTGCCGGACGGCGTCGTGCATGCGCGCTACCGGCTGCGCGACGGCACGCTGCAGCGGATCCAAGCACCCGCGGAATGA
- a CDS encoding phage tail sheath subtilisin-like domain-containing protein — MPTYQAPGVYIDEAGRRPGMPSAAPATLFVCDTLQDDETHIVRVAGMADYAAQWGSPDTHLVGRALRHFFANGGHTAHVLRLAKDEDGVAAAIASALAAGGALETASFTLLCAPGLADLPALKALQQWCAARDAFLLIDAPRDASHDAVLAHADALAGEDASHSALYHPWLRDARGACPPCGALAGLYTRNDAAHGPWKAPAGTDADLRGVLGVQVMLSDQEITRLNPRAVNAIRWGRSSVIAWSARTLAGQDGNASAFKYVSVRRLASHLQLTLRHDLAWVAFESNTPALWARVASHAERVLQGLFLEGAFRGTRPRDAYVVRCGSDTLTADDIAHGRVHLLVGFAPLKPSEFVMLRITLQAADAT, encoded by the coding sequence ATGCCGACCTACCAGGCCCCCGGGGTGTATATCGATGAGGCCGGGCGCCGGCCGGGCATGCCGTCGGCCGCGCCCGCGACGTTGTTCGTCTGCGACACCCTGCAGGATGATGAAACGCACATCGTGCGGGTCGCCGGCATGGCGGACTATGCCGCGCAGTGGGGCAGCCCCGACACACACCTGGTCGGGCGCGCCCTCCGGCATTTCTTCGCCAACGGCGGGCACACGGCCCACGTACTGCGGCTGGCGAAGGACGAAGACGGCGTTGCCGCGGCCATCGCATCCGCGCTCGCGGCCGGAGGCGCACTGGAGACGGCGAGCTTCACCCTGCTCTGCGCACCGGGCCTGGCCGACCTGCCTGCACTGAAGGCCCTGCAGCAATGGTGCGCCGCGCGCGACGCGTTCCTGCTGATCGACGCGCCGCGTGACGCCAGCCACGATGCCGTGCTCGCCCATGCCGATGCGCTGGCCGGCGAAGACGCCTCGCACTCCGCGCTCTACCACCCCTGGCTGCGCGACGCGCGCGGCGCCTGTCCGCCATGCGGCGCCCTTGCCGGGCTGTACACGCGCAACGATGCCGCGCATGGCCCGTGGAAGGCGCCGGCGGGCACCGACGCGGACCTGCGCGGCGTACTGGGCGTGCAGGTGATGCTGTCCGACCAGGAGATCACCCGCCTCAACCCGCGGGCGGTCAATGCGATCCGCTGGGGCCGCAGCAGCGTGATCGCGTGGAGTGCACGCACGCTGGCGGGCCAGGACGGCAACGCGTCGGCATTCAAGTACGTTTCCGTGCGCCGCCTGGCCTCGCACCTGCAGCTGACGCTGCGGCATGACCTGGCGTGGGTGGCGTTCGAATCCAACACGCCGGCCCTGTGGGCACGGGTCGCGTCGCACGCGGAGCGCGTGCTGCAGGGGCTGTTCCTGGAGGGCGCATTCCGCGGTACCCGGCCGCGCGACGCCTACGTGGTCCGCTGTGGCAGCGATACCCTGACCGCCGACGACATCGCCCACGGCCGGGTCCATCTGCTGGTCGGATTCGCCCCGCTCAAGCCCAGCGAATTCGTGATGCTGCGCATCACGCTGCAGGCCGCGGACGCCACCTGA
- a CDS encoding helix-turn-helix domain-containing protein, with the protein MSFRILRQNGVPVPAEALADPPACQANARGCTGCLVRHLAVCAALPLENARELEALADDMRLRAGELLVREGEARRGVFTVTRGALRRMRLLPDGRRLVAGFLMPGDFIGFSGASHYRHSIEAIIDSTVCAFSMSDMRTLCSDHPQLERELLERACVELDATRGNLMSLARLNPMERLAGFLVDMAMRRRRQGQDDSEVILPMTRTDIADYLGLTVETVSRSFTRLRQEGSIATDDPHHVRLLDRARLDALAEARA; encoded by the coding sequence ATGAGCTTCCGCATCCTCCGCCAGAACGGCGTGCCGGTGCCTGCGGAGGCGTTGGCTGACCCCCCCGCCTGCCAGGCCAATGCGCGCGGCTGCACCGGCTGCCTGGTCCGCCATCTGGCCGTCTGCGCGGCCCTGCCCCTGGAAAACGCACGCGAACTGGAAGCCCTGGCAGACGACATGCGGCTGCGCGCCGGTGAGTTGCTGGTGCGCGAGGGCGAGGCCCGGCGCGGCGTTTTCACGGTCACGAGGGGTGCGCTGCGCCGCATGCGCCTGCTGCCGGATGGCCGCCGCCTGGTGGCGGGGTTCCTGATGCCGGGCGACTTCATCGGCTTCAGCGGCGCCTCGCACTACCGCCACAGCATCGAAGCCATCATCGACAGCACGGTCTGCGCGTTCTCGATGTCCGACATGCGCACGCTGTGCAGCGACCATCCGCAGCTGGAGCGCGAACTGCTGGAACGCGCCTGCGTGGAGCTGGATGCCACCCGCGGCAACCTGATGTCGCTTGCGCGGCTCAATCCCATGGAGCGGCTGGCGGGTTTCCTGGTGGACATGGCGATGCGCCGCCGACGCCAGGGGCAGGACGACAGCGAGGTGATCCTGCCGATGACCCGCACCGACATCGCCGACTACCTGGGGCTGACCGTGGAAACCGTCAGCCGCAGCTTCACCCGCCTGCGCCAGGAAGGCAGCATCGCCACCGATGATCCCCACCACGTGCGCCTGCTCGACCGCGCACGCCTCGACGCGCTGGCGGAAGCGCGCGCGTAA
- a CDS encoding DEAD/DEAH box helicase produces MTFENLGLAPALLRALDEQGYTQPTPIQEQAIPLALAGHDLLAGAQTGTGKTAAFGLPLIQYLATTPQEVAARGPRKPRALVLTPTRELAVQVHDSLRGYGKYLRIPSTTIYGGVGMGNQLDALRRGVDMVIACPGRLIDHIERRSIDLSGIEMLVLDEADRMLDMGFLPSIKRILAKLPKQNRQTMLFSATFAEPIRELAMEFMRDPKQIQVTPKNTVAETITHRVHPVDGSRKRDLLLHLLAKDSRLQTLVFARTKHGSDKLAMFLDKSGIKTAAIHGNKSQGARQRALNDFKAGRINVLVATDIAARGIDIDQLPQVINFDLPMVAEDYVHRIGRTGRNGSTGEAISLVAQDEAKYLRAIVRMLGRDVDLRDVPGFEPQTPIRWGNSAPGKAEQPGGDHAPRRTSAQKHARRPHSEAPRHAHAGPKKHGSGPRREGDRRPAGARQGQARPAR; encoded by the coding sequence ATGACGTTTGAAAACCTTGGCCTGGCGCCTGCCCTCCTGCGTGCGCTGGACGAACAGGGCTACACCCAGCCCACCCCCATCCAGGAACAGGCCATTCCGCTGGCCCTGGCAGGCCACGACCTGCTGGCCGGCGCCCAGACCGGCACCGGCAAGACGGCCGCGTTCGGCCTGCCGCTGATCCAGTACCTGGCCACCACCCCGCAGGAAGTCGCCGCCCGCGGCCCGCGCAAGCCGCGCGCGCTGGTGCTGACCCCCACCCGCGAACTGGCCGTGCAGGTGCACGACAGCCTGCGTGGCTACGGCAAGTACCTGCGCATTCCCAGCACCACCATCTACGGCGGCGTCGGCATGGGCAACCAGCTGGATGCGCTCCGCCGTGGCGTGGACATGGTGATCGCCTGCCCGGGCCGGCTGATCGACCATATCGAACGCCGCAGCATCGACCTGTCCGGCATCGAGATGCTGGTGCTGGACGAAGCCGACCGCATGCTGGACATGGGCTTCCTGCCGTCCATCAAGCGCATCCTGGCCAAGCTGCCCAAGCAGAACCGCCAGACCATGCTGTTCTCCGCCACGTTCGCCGAGCCGATCCGCGAACTGGCCATGGAGTTCATGCGTGATCCCAAGCAGATCCAGGTCACGCCGAAGAACACCGTGGCCGAGACCATCACCCACCGCGTCCACCCGGTCGACGGCAGCCGCAAGCGCGACCTGCTGCTGCACCTGCTGGCCAAGGACAGCCGCCTGCAGACGCTGGTGTTCGCCCGCACCAAGCACGGCAGCGACAAGCTGGCGATGTTCCTGGACAAGAGCGGCATCAAGACCGCGGCGATCCACGGCAACAAGTCGCAGGGCGCCCGCCAGCGCGCGCTCAACGACTTCAAGGCCGGCCGCATCAACGTGCTGGTGGCCACCGACATCGCCGCGCGCGGCATCGACATCGACCAGCTGCCGCAGGTGATCAACTTCGACCTGCCGATGGTGGCCGAGGACTACGTGCACCGCATCGGCCGTACCGGCCGCAATGGTTCGACGGGCGAAGCGATCTCGCTGGTCGCCCAGGACGAAGCCAAGTACCTGCGCGCCATCGTGCGCATGCTGGGCCGCGACGTGGACCTTCGTGACGTGCCGGGCTTCGAGCCGCAGACGCCGATCCGCTGGGGCAACAGCGCACCGGGCAAGGCCGAGCAACCCGGCGGCGACCATGCCCCGCGCCGCACGTCCGCGCAGAAGCATGCCCGACGCCCGCACAGTGAGGCCCCGCGCCATGCCCATGCCGGCCCGAAGAAGCACGGCAGTGGCCCGCGCCGCGAAGGCGACCGTCGCCCTGCCGGCGCCCGCCAGGGCCAGGCGCGTCCTGCCCGCTGA
- the queD gene encoding 6-carboxytetrahydropterin synthase QueD — MDIFKVFTLEAAHRLPNVPEGHKCARLHGHSFRIELHLSGELDPHTGWVMDFADVKAAFKPIYDRLDHHYLNDIPGLENPTSERIAAWIWEQAKPVLPLLSEVVVHETCTAGSRYRG; from the coding sequence ATGGATATCTTCAAGGTCTTCACCCTGGAAGCCGCCCACCGGCTGCCCAACGTGCCCGAAGGGCACAAGTGCGCGCGCCTGCACGGGCATTCGTTCCGCATCGAACTGCACCTGAGCGGTGAACTCGACCCGCATACGGGCTGGGTGATGGACTTCGCCGACGTCAAGGCCGCCTTCAAGCCGATCTACGACCGGCTGGACCATCACTACCTCAACGACATCCCCGGCCTGGAAAACCCGACCAGCGAGCGCATCGCCGCCTGGATCTGGGAACAGGCCAAGCCCGTGCTGCCGCTGCTGAGCGAAGTCGTGGTGCACGAGACCTGCACGGCAGGCAGCCGTTACCGGGGCTGA
- a CDS encoding phasin family protein, which produces MTTQFNESFSQFTHQFAAAASRANRLALESAETVFGVQLKTFEKNIDATTAFFGELAETRDLDGYKNLWPKGLQVAKDNAERVVAASQEVFGLSLKTGEAFGQLVKTQFESATDNVQASVAKATKAAKGK; this is translated from the coding sequence ATGACCACCCAATTCAACGAAAGCTTCAGCCAGTTCACGCACCAGTTCGCCGCCGCTGCCTCGCGCGCCAACCGCCTGGCCCTGGAAAGCGCCGAGACCGTGTTCGGCGTGCAGCTGAAGACCTTCGAGAAGAACATCGACGCCACCACCGCCTTCTTCGGCGAGCTGGCCGAGACCCGCGACCTGGACGGTTACAAGAACCTGTGGCCGAAGGGCCTGCAGGTGGCCAAGGACAACGCCGAGCGCGTCGTCGCCGCCAGCCAGGAAGTGTTCGGCCTGAGCCTGAAGACCGGTGAGGCGTTCGGCCAGCTGGTGAAGACGCAGTTCGAAAGCGCGACCGACAACGTCCAGGCCTCCGTGGCCAAGGCGACCAAGGCCGCCAAGGGCAAGTAA
- the bioD gene encoding dethiobiotin synthase: MDRVFVTGTDTGAGKTVASCALLHAWRARGLRAVGMKPVASGCVLTGDGWRNDDALALQAASQPVPAYADLNPFALPAPLAPEIAAREAGVDVQLAPLQVAFERLRGSADLVLVEGVGGWAAPLTATLDQRHLVEALDLPVVLVVGMRLGCINHARLSARAIQADGARLVGWIANEVDPQMERRDENFALLSARMPVACWGRLPHAPEAGAVDLATYLSPP; this comes from the coding sequence ATGGATAGGGTCTTCGTCACCGGGACCGATACCGGTGCAGGCAAGACGGTCGCCAGCTGTGCCTTGCTGCATGCATGGCGGGCGCGTGGGTTGCGTGCGGTAGGCATGAAACCGGTGGCAAGCGGCTGCGTGCTGACCGGCGACGGGTGGCGCAACGACGACGCACTGGCACTGCAGGCCGCCAGCCAGCCGGTGCCGGCCTATGCCGACCTCAATCCGTTCGCCCTGCCGGCCCCCCTGGCGCCCGAGATCGCCGCACGGGAGGCGGGCGTGGACGTGCAACTGGCGCCGTTGCAGGTGGCGTTCGAGCGGCTGCGCGGCAGTGCCGATCTCGTGCTGGTCGAGGGCGTGGGCGGCTGGGCGGCGCCGTTGACCGCCACGCTGGACCAGCGCCATCTGGTCGAGGCGCTGGACCTGCCGGTGGTGCTGGTGGTCGGCATGCGGCTGGGCTGCATCAACCATGCGCGGCTCAGCGCGCGCGCCATCCAGGCCGACGGCGCGAGGCTGGTGGGCTGGATCGCCAACGAAGTCGACCCGCAGATGGAGCGCCGCGACGAGAACTTCGCGCTGTTGTCCGCGCGCATGCCGGTGGCGTGCTGGGGCAGGCTGCCGCATGCGCCGGAGGCGGGCGCGGTGGATCTGGCGACGTATCTGTCGCCGCCGTAG
- a CDS encoding GAF domain-containing protein yields the protein MSFTTQTLSGSKPEQYAQLAAQARALLHGESDRIANAANLAALLYHSLPDFNWAGFYFFDGRELVVGPFQGLPACVRIPLDKGVCGAAARTRQTQRVDDVEAFPGHIACDAASRSELVVPLVRGDTLIGVLDLDSPRVARFDADDQQGMETIARLFVESLE from the coding sequence ATGTCATTCACCACACAGACCCTGTCCGGCAGCAAGCCGGAACAATACGCACAGCTGGCCGCCCAGGCCCGCGCACTGCTGCATGGCGAAAGCGACCGCATCGCCAATGCCGCCAACCTGGCTGCCCTGCTCTACCACTCGCTGCCCGACTTCAACTGGGCCGGCTTCTATTTCTTCGATGGCCGGGAATTGGTCGTAGGTCCGTTTCAGGGATTACCAGCCTGCGTGCGGATCCCGTTGGACAAGGGGGTCTGCGGAGCCGCCGCACGCACCCGCCAGACCCAGCGCGTGGACGATGTGGAAGCCTTCCCGGGCCACATCGCCTGCGATGCGGCCTCGCGTTCCGAACTCGTGGTGCCGCTCGTCCGGGGCGACACGCTGATCGGCGTGCTGGACCTCGACAGCCCGCGCGTGGCCCGCTTCGATGCGGACGACCAGCAGGGCATGGAAACCATCGCGCGCCTCTTCGTGGAGTCCCTGGAATGA
- a CDS encoding TfoX/Sxy family protein, with amino-acid sequence MTAAKMRNIGPKSAAWLRQVGLRTQEDLASVGSVEAFIRVKRAGFRPSLNLLYALEGALLDCHWQQLPEDRRGELITAYDAAAALLPPPRGRPAAGPVTTTHTEREEDSGPSLNLFDARGGDDD; translated from the coding sequence ATGACAGCCGCCAAGATGCGCAACATCGGCCCCAAGTCCGCCGCCTGGCTGCGCCAGGTCGGGTTGCGCACGCAGGAAGACCTGGCCTCGGTCGGGTCGGTGGAAGCCTTCATCCGGGTCAAGCGTGCCGGCTTCCGGCCCAGCCTCAACCTGCTGTACGCCCTGGAAGGCGCGCTGCTGGATTGCCACTGGCAGCAGTTGCCGGAAGACCGCCGCGGTGAACTGATCACCGCCTACGACGCCGCTGCCGCGCTGTTGCCGCCGCCACGCGGCCGCCCCGCCGCGGGCCCCGTCACCACCACCCACACCGAGCGCGAAGAGGACAGCGGCCCGTCGCTGAACCTGTTCGATGCACGCGGTGGCGACGACGACTGA